Proteins from one Chloroflexota bacterium genomic window:
- a CDS encoding alpha/beta hydrolase: MPLHPDAAAFMKQREAWGVIPTNELTPEAAREQSMRVTKLLGPGEPVAHVENRTIKTHDAEVDIRIYRPAGDGPFPVVVYYHGGGWVLGNLDVVDFYCRALTNASGYIVVSSNYRHGPEDRFPAAPEDCYAALVWVARNAASFGGDASRIAVAGASAGGNLAAVVCQMARDRNGPALKFQLLIVPVTNHFFSTASYRDNAEGYMLTTAAMKWFWERYLKDPADGAHPYASPLRAQSLAGLPPAFVQTAELDPLRDEGEQYAERLKQAGVPVVQKRYIGMIHGFLGPDALPDSVAQLRQALG; the protein is encoded by the coding sequence ATGCCCTTGCATCCCGATGCCGCCGCATTCATGAAGCAGCGTGAAGCGTGGGGCGTCATACCGACCAACGAACTGACGCCCGAAGCGGCGCGCGAACAGTCCATGCGCGTGACGAAGCTGCTCGGCCCCGGCGAGCCGGTCGCGCACGTCGAAAACCGCACGATCAAGACCCACGATGCCGAGGTGGATATTCGCATCTATCGCCCGGCCGGCGATGGCCCGTTCCCGGTCGTCGTGTACTATCATGGCGGCGGGTGGGTGCTCGGCAACCTCGACGTGGTGGACTTCTACTGCCGCGCATTGACCAACGCCAGCGGCTACATCGTCGTATCGTCCAACTACCGGCACGGCCCCGAGGATCGCTTCCCGGCCGCCCCCGAGGACTGCTACGCCGCGCTGGTCTGGGTGGCGCGCAACGCCGCGTCGTTCGGCGGCGATGCATCGCGCATCGCCGTGGCGGGCGCCAGCGCGGGCGGCAACCTGGCCGCCGTCGTCTGCCAGATGGCGCGCGACCGCAACGGCCCCGCGCTCAAGTTCCAACTGCTGATCGTGCCGGTCACCAATCACTTCTTCAGCACCGCCTCGTACCGCGACAACGCCGAGGGCTACATGCTGACGACCGCCGCGATGAAGTGGTTCTGGGAGCGCTATCTGAAGGATCCGGCCGATGGCGCGCACCCGTACGCCTCTCCGCTGCGCGCGCAGAGCCTGGCCGGGCTGCCGCCCGCGTTCGTGCAGACTGCCGAGCTCGACCCGCTGCGCGACGAGGGCGAGCAGTACGCCGAGCGGCTCAAGCAGGCCGGCGTGCCGGTCGTGCAGAAGCGCTACATCGGCATGATCCACGGATTCCTCGGCCCCGATGCCCTGCCCGACTCCGTCGCGCAACTACGGCAGGCGCTCGGATGA
- a CDS encoding class I SAM-dependent methyltransferase: MIELLSPDGWRDYALLDSGEGMRLERFGPHTLARPDSEAIWHRRLPESAWAQADATYQHGEEKERWHTRKKLPAQWALRHRDLVFYARLTPFKHTGVFPEQAALWDWMRAQIEAAARPINVLTLFGYTGLAALSCAAAGASVTYVDASKWASDWARENQTASGLDDRPVRWIVEDALKYARREARRGVRYDALVMDPPSFGRGPKGEVWKFADDFPALLEASVALLSDTPLFVTITGYAMDVSSVTLANLLNDAMGRKRGGHIWPSELTLAEQSGGRTLSTAIVARWMAKP; this comes from the coding sequence ATGATCGAGCTCCTGTCACCGGACGGCTGGCGCGACTATGCGCTCCTTGACTCCGGCGAGGGCATGCGGCTGGAGCGCTTCGGTCCGCACACCTTGGCGCGCCCCGATTCGGAAGCGATCTGGCATCGGCGCCTGCCCGAATCCGCCTGGGCGCAGGCCGACGCCACCTACCAGCACGGCGAGGAGAAGGAGCGCTGGCACACGCGCAAGAAGCTCCCGGCGCAGTGGGCGCTGCGTCACCGCGATCTCGTCTTCTACGCGCGGCTGACGCCATTCAAGCACACCGGCGTATTCCCGGAGCAGGCCGCGCTGTGGGACTGGATGCGCGCACAGATCGAGGCGGCCGCCCGCCCGATCAACGTGCTGACGCTGTTCGGCTACACCGGCCTCGCCGCGCTATCGTGCGCGGCCGCCGGCGCCAGCGTGACCTATGTGGACGCTTCGAAGTGGGCGTCGGACTGGGCGCGCGAGAACCAGACCGCCTCCGGGCTCGACGACCGGCCGGTGCGCTGGATCGTGGAAGACGCGCTGAAGTACGCGCGGCGCGAAGCGCGGCGCGGCGTGCGCTACGACGCGCTGGTGATGGACCCGCCATCGTTCGGGCGCGGCCCCAAGGGCGAGGTGTGGAAGTTCGCCGACGACTTCCCGGCGCTGCTCGAAGCGAGCGTCGCGCTGCTGTCGGACACGCCGCTGTTCGTCACGATCACCGGCTATGCGATGGACGTCTCATCGGTGACGCTGGCGAACCTGCTCAACGACGCGATGGGCCGCAAGCGCGGCGGGCATATCTGGCCGAGCGAGTTGACGCTGGCCGAGCAGTCCGGCGGCCGCACGCTCTCGACCGCCATCGTAGCGCGCTGGATGGCGAAGCCGTAG
- a CDS encoding MFS transporter → MSNLSAAVSRGLRNYGMHLAGFSRNARLYLLGAFITSIGLRIVDVVFNFYLVSLGHRADFVGQMASLLQGVIFVIALPASIIAVRIGLRRALAVSTVLIAAALFGLTLVVAPEGIALMLVLYGAGLAIMVVAMLPFLMENSTPAERTHLFSMNQAAVIGAGFAGGFIGGNAPQWAASLGGFHADSPQAYQEALAVAACFVLVSLGGLVLMSPGHSGRAQVARRAFSGVRADWRLIVKILIPNLLISLGAGLLIPFNNLFARTRYALTDAQVGTIFALMSLMGGIAIVTGPVLANRFGRIRTVVLTQAVSVVMLVLLGFSPWAWLGLLAFMLRPGLMQMSGPLFDAFSMEHVHEDARASLSSLNQMMWTFGMMVASPLSGRVQLEYGWEPIIAVMTAAYVLGIGLQYVFFARQDTRTA, encoded by the coding sequence ATGAGCAATCTGTCCGCCGCCGTGTCGCGCGGCCTGCGCAACTACGGAATGCATCTGGCCGGGTTCAGCCGCAATGCGCGACTTTACCTGCTGGGCGCGTTCATCACCAGCATCGGCCTGCGGATCGTCGATGTCGTCTTTAATTTCTACCTGGTCAGCCTGGGTCACCGCGCGGATTTCGTCGGGCAAATGGCCAGCCTGCTGCAAGGCGTCATCTTCGTCATCGCGCTGCCCGCCAGCATTATCGCGGTGCGCATCGGGCTGCGGCGCGCGCTGGCCGTCTCGACCGTACTGATCGCGGCGGCGTTGTTCGGCCTGACGCTCGTCGTTGCGCCGGAAGGGATCGCGCTGATGTTGGTGCTGTACGGCGCGGGCCTGGCGATCATGGTCGTCGCGATGCTGCCGTTCCTGATGGAGAACAGCACGCCGGCCGAGCGCACTCACCTGTTCAGCATGAACCAGGCGGCCGTGATCGGCGCGGGCTTCGCCGGCGGATTCATCGGCGGGAACGCGCCGCAGTGGGCCGCGTCGCTCGGCGGCTTCCACGCCGACTCGCCGCAGGCGTATCAGGAGGCGCTGGCGGTGGCGGCGTGCTTCGTACTCGTCTCGCTGGGCGGGCTGGTGCTCATGTCGCCCGGACATAGCGGCCGCGCACAGGTGGCGCGCCGCGCCTTCTCCGGCGTGCGGGCCGACTGGCGGCTGATCGTCAAGATCCTGATCCCTAACCTGCTGATCAGCCTCGGCGCGGGCCTGCTGATCCCGTTCAACAACCTGTTTGCGCGCACCCGCTATGCGCTGACCGATGCGCAGGTCGGCACCATCTTCGCGCTGATGTCGTTGATGGGCGGCATCGCCATTGTGACCGGGCCGGTGCTGGCCAACCGCTTTGGCCGCATCCGCACGGTAGTGTTGACACAGGCGGTCAGCGTCGTGATGCTCGTGCTGCTCGGCTTCTCGCCGTGGGCATGGCTTGGCCTGCTGGCCTTCATGCTGCGTCCGGGACTGATGCAGATGAGCGGCCCGTTGTTCGATGCGTTTAGCATGGAGCACGTGCACGAAGACGCGCGCGCCTCGCTGTCCAGTTTAAACCAGATGATGTGGACATTCGGCATGATGGTCGCGTCGCCGCTGTCCGGCCGCGTGCAGCTTGAGTACGGCTGGGAGCCGATTATCGCCGTGATGACCGCAGCGTACGTGCTCGGCATCGGCCTGCAGTACGTTTTCTTCGCCCGGCAGGACACGCGCACGGCCTGA
- a CDS encoding MFS transporter, with protein sequence MQFASAISRGARDYLSHVRNFSPNARYFLIASLFNGLVYSVYSLLFNFYLVSLGYQQDFLGLSASLNQLVVLLASLPGGMLGNRIGRRNTLLIGMAGNMLSFVGMVLFTSQAGLLLSSSLYGATFAILIVMGSPFLMDNSRPAERQHLFSIYAAISAAAGMLGGFIGGNFPSLAAGFLGVGAQAPQAYQSALLAVIALQMVGVLPLLRVRTVAGGEKRVMASPLSGIRQERRLLLRLFLPVFVLSIGAGLLMPFAGVFIRSQYNASDAQVGLVFSLTAVVCSTAIAFGPLTAARFGKIRAVIIEEALSVPMLLLAGFSPWFELGVFGWLMRMAFMQMNGPIFNTYLMEVLQPETRTTAASLNHMIWTFGSVVCPVFAGLIQVRYGWSPLVLGMAALYVTGIALNYSFFWKSGAEPAA encoded by the coding sequence ATGCAATTCGCGTCTGCGATTTCGCGCGGGGCGCGCGACTACCTGTCGCACGTGCGCAACTTCAGCCCCAATGCGCGCTACTTCCTCATCGCCAGCCTGTTCAACGGGCTGGTCTACAGCGTCTACAGCCTGCTGTTCAACTTCTACCTGGTCAGCCTCGGCTACCAGCAGGACTTCCTCGGTCTCTCGGCCAGCTTGAACCAACTGGTCGTGCTGCTGGCCTCGCTGCCGGGCGGCATGCTCGGCAACCGGATCGGCCGCCGCAACACGCTGCTGATCGGCATGGCCGGGAACATGCTCTCGTTCGTCGGCATGGTGCTGTTCACCAGTCAGGCCGGTTTGCTGCTGTCCAGCAGCCTGTATGGCGCGACCTTCGCCATCCTGATCGTGATGGGTTCGCCGTTCCTGATGGACAACAGCCGCCCGGCCGAGCGCCAGCACCTGTTCAGCATCTACGCCGCGATCAGCGCCGCGGCGGGCATGCTGGGCGGCTTCATCGGCGGCAACTTCCCGTCGCTGGCCGCTGGGTTCCTCGGCGTCGGCGCGCAGGCGCCGCAGGCGTATCAATCGGCGCTACTGGCCGTCATCGCGCTGCAGATGGTCGGCGTGCTGCCGCTGCTGCGCGTGCGCACAGTGGCCGGCGGCGAGAAGCGTGTGATGGCGAGCCCGCTCTCAGGCATACGCCAAGAACGGCGCCTGTTGCTGCGCCTGTTCTTGCCGGTCTTCGTGCTGTCGATCGGCGCCGGCCTGCTGATGCCGTTCGCCGGCGTCTTCATCCGCTCGCAGTACAATGCCAGCGACGCGCAGGTCGGACTGGTCTTCTCGCTCACGGCGGTCGTCTGCAGCACGGCGATCGCGTTCGGGCCGCTGACCGCTGCGCGCTTCGGCAAGATCCGCGCCGTCATCATCGAGGAAGCGCTGAGCGTCCCGATGCTGCTGCTGGCCGGCTTCTCGCCGTGGTTCGAGCTCGGCGTATTCGGCTGGCTGATGCGCATGGCGTTCATGCAGATGAACGGCCCGATCTTCAACACCTACCTGATGGAAGTGCTGCAGCCGGAAACGCGCACAACCGCCGCCAGCCTGAACCACATGATCTGGACCTTCGGCTCGGTGGTCTGCCCGGTGTTCGCCGGACTGATCCAGGTGCGCTATGGCTGGTCGCCGCTGGTGCTCGGCATGGCCGCGCTGTACGTGACCGGCATCGCCCTCAACTACAGCTTCTTTTGGAAGAGCGGCGCCGAACCGGCGGCCTGA
- a CDS encoding nuclear transport factor 2 family protein produces MDLDAMIACFDADATSFFPTAHHAERLAGRDAIRAGFARVIERARARGLDHIDLPVSDVQAQSWGDAALVTCHLRDARLGRRSFVLRRNGDAWRILHLHASNENGTSR; encoded by the coding sequence ATGGATCTCGACGCGATGATCGCCTGCTTTGACGCGGATGCCACCAGCTTCTTTCCGACCGCGCACCACGCCGAGCGGCTGGCCGGCCGCGACGCGATCCGCGCCGGATTCGCGCGCGTGATCGAGCGCGCCCGCGCGCGGGGGCTTGATCACATCGACCTGCCGGTTTCCGACGTGCAGGCGCAGAGCTGGGGCGATGCCGCGCTCGTCACGTGCCACCTGCGCGATGCGCGCCTCGGCCGCCGCAGTTTCGTCCTGCGCCGCAACGGCGACGCATGGCGCATCCTTCACCTGCACGCATCCAACGAGAACGGAACGTCCCGATGA